In Primulina huaijiensis isolate GDHJ02 chromosome 6, ASM1229523v2, whole genome shotgun sequence, a single window of DNA contains:
- the LOC140979104 gene encoding uncharacterized protein, producing MQNGKVVAYASRKLKIHENIYPTHDLELGAIVFALAKWGHYLYGATFDIYTDHKRKANVVADALSRANIAHLGGKETNQVKSKNLLHIFSRGHLAGLRVEPEFNARIKQSQDIDPDVIKLKETKKGQDSDFTTNPQDRDPKFTSRLWKKLHECLGTKLNFSTSSHPETDGQSERTIQTLEDMLRTRVLDFGDSWGNHLPLIEFAYNNSYQATIQMAPYEALYGRKCCSPLNWDLEEWRCTKDGKTRSIKPDIIQEAIDKVQVIKQRIQSARSRQRSYANKRMKDLLPKTLSGIHNVFHVSQSRKCFTDSTPIEVPAQLILEGDLTYEEQPVRILDQRIKELRNRQVQLVKVLWRNQNIEEATWEREEDIRQQYPELFESGDQSP from the exons ATGCAAAATGGGAAGGTCGTTGCCTATGCTTCAAGGAAgttaaagattcatgagaatatctatccgactcatgatttggagttgggTGCAATAGTATTTGCCTTAGCAAAATGGGGGCATTATTTATACGGTGCGACTTTTGACATTTATActgaccacaaga GGAAGGCCAACgtggtggcagatgctttgagtagAGCCAATATAGCCCATCTTGGAGGAAAAGAAACTAACCAAGTCAAGTCTAAAAACTTGTTACACATATTTTCACGTGGTCATCTAGCAGGACTAAGAGTCGAACCAGAATTCAACGCCAGAATCAAGCAAAGTCAAGACATTGATCCCGATGTAATTAAGCTGAAAGAGACCAAAAAAGGGCAAGATTCTGATTTCACCACCAACCCTCAGG ACCgagatccaaaatttacatCCAGATTGTGGAAGAAGCTTCACGAATGCCTTGGGACAAAGTTGAATTTCAGCACATCATCTCACCCTGAGACAGACGGACAATCTGAAAGAACTATCCAGACCTTGGAAGATATGCTCCGCACCCGTGTTTTAGATTTTGGAGACAGCTGGGGAAATCATCTACCCCTTATAGAATTTGcatataataatagctaccaggCTACAATTCAAATGGCtccttatgaagctttatatggacgaaaatgtTGTTCCCCTCTGAACTGGGATCTTGAAGAATGGCGGTGCACGAAAGATGGGAAAACTCGTTCCATAAAACCAGATATTATACAAGAGGCAATCGATAAAGTACAAGTCATCAAGCAAAGGATACAATCAGCTCGAAGTCGACAAAGGAGCTATGCTAACAAAAGAATGAAAGACTTG TTACCTAAGACACTATCTGGAATACATAACGTGTTTCATGTATCCCAATCAAGAAAATGCTTCACTGACTCAACACCCATTGAGGTCCCTGCACAATTAATCCTAGAAGGAGATTTGACATACGAAGAACAACCTGTTCGGATACTTGACCAGAGAATCAAAGAACTTCGCAATAGACAAGTTCAACTCGTCAAAGTGCTCTGGAGGAACCAAAACattgaagaagccacttgggagagaGAAGAGGATATTAGACAACAATACCCAGAGCTATTCGAATCTGGAGACCAGAGTCCTTGA
- the LOC140979549 gene encoding protein TOC75-3, chloroplastic-like codes for MASSAAASLLPSPSSCTARRRRQNLSSIIPPTQCRFSPLHSTIQSNLSSLDASSSKSPNPSKSIRSAVDSVIYPKFIALSAASGVLFHFAVPLVGGGGGGSNFNCWGGGGGGGGGDGGGGQGHNFWSRIFLAFAKDDDPQQEWDSHGLPANIVVLLNKLSGFKKYKVSDILFFDRRRGSTVGTEDSFFEMVSLRPGGVYTKAQLQKELETLATCGMFEKVDLEAKTNPDGTINVTIPFLESTWQSADRFRCINVGLVAQSKPIEMDADMTEKEKLDYMRTQEKDYRRRIENSRPCMLPPSVQREILQMLREQGKVSARLLQRIRDRVQQWYHENGYACAQVVNFGNLNTKEVVCEVVEGDITQLVIQFQDKLGNVCEGNTQFPVIKRELPNQLRQGQVFNIEAGKQALRNINSLALFSNIEVNPRPDEKNEGGIIVEIKLKELEQKSAEVSTEWSIVPGRGGRPTLASIQPGGTVSFEHRNIQGLNRSLLGSVTTSNFLNPQDDLAFKLEYVHPYVDGVYNPRNRTFRASCFNSRKLSPVFTGGPGIEDIPPIWVDRAGVKANFTENFTRQSKFTYGLVMEEITTRDESSHISANGQRVLPSGGVSADGPPTTLSGTGVDHVAFLQANITRDNTKFLNGAIVGERNVFQLDQGLGIGSKFPFFNRHQLTVTQFLQLKQVEEGAGKPPPPVLVLHGHYGGCVGDLPSYDAFTLGGPYSVRGYNMGELGAARNILELAAELRIPVRNTHAYVFAEHGNDLGSSKDLKGNPTAVYRRMGHGSSYGAGVKLGLVRAEYAVDVNSGTGAIFFRFGERF; via the exons ATGGCGTCCTCCGCCGCCGCCTCTCTACTCCCTTCCCCAAGCTCCTGCACCGCCCGCCGTCGACGACAGAATTTGTCATCCATCATCCCGCCAACTCAATGTCGATTTTCTCCTCTCCATTCAACTATACAGTCGAATCTATCCTCTCTCGACGCCTCTTCCTCCAAAAGCCCTAATCCCTCGAAATCTATCCGTTCCGCGGTCGATTCTGTAATTTACCCCAAATTCATCGCCCTCTCCGCCGCCTCTGGCGTTCTTTTCCATTTCGCTGTCCCGCTAGTCGGGGGAGGCGGGGGCGGCTCTAACTTCAATTGTTggggtggaggtggtggtggaggaggtggtGATGGAGGCGGAGGTCAAGGTCATAATTTCTGGTCTCGCATTTTTTTAGCCTTCGCGAAAGACGATGATCCTCAACAGGAATGGGATTCCCATGGATTGCCCGCCAACATTGTGGTCCTTCTGAACAAGTTGAGCGGATTCAAGAAATACAAAGTCTCTGATATCTTGTTCTTTGATCGCCGCCGTGGCTCCACTGTCGGCACCGAGGACTCCTTCTTTGAGATGGTGTCGCTCCGGCCAGGCGGTGTTTACACCAAAGCGCAGCTCCAGAAAGAGCTTGAAACTCTAGCCACGTGTGGGATGTTTGAGAAAGTGGATTTGGAGGCGAAAACAAACCCGGACGGCACCATCAATGTAACCATTCCATTCCTCGAGTCAACGTGGCAGTCTGCTGATAGGTTTAGGTGCATCAATGTGGGTTTGGTGGCTCAATCAAAACCGATTGAAATGGATGCTGATATGACCGAGAAGGAGAAGTTGGATTACATGAGGACTCAAGAGAAGGATTACAGGAGGAGAATTGAGAATTCAAGACCTTGTATGCTACCACCGTCTGTGCAAAGAGAGATTTTGCAGATGTTGAGAGAGCAGGGGAAGGTGAGTGCGAGGTTGTTGCAGAGGATTAGGGATAGAGTACAACAGTGGTATCATGAGAATGGGTACGCTTGTGCCCAAGTTGTGAACTTTGGTAATTTGAATACCAAAGAGGTCGTGTGTGAGGTTGTGGAAGGTGACATTACACAGCTTGTGATTCAGTTCCAGGATAAGCTAGGAAATGTTTGCGAGGGCAACACTCAGTTTCCTGTTATAAAAAGAGAGTTACCCAATCAG CTTCGCCAAGGACAAGTTTTTAACATAGAGGCTGGGAAACAAGCTTTGAGAAATATAAATTCTTTAGCTCTCTTCTCCAACATTGAGGTAAATCCACGCCCGGACGAAAAAAATGAGGGTGGTATAATAGTTGAAATCAAGTTGAAAGAACTGGAGCAGAAGTCTGCTGAAGTTAGTACAGAATGGAGTATTGTCCCAGGTCGTGGGGGCCGCCCTACTTTG GCTTCAATCCAGCCTGGTGGAACTGTTTCTTTTGAGCATCGAAATATTCAAGGGTTGAACAGGTCACTTCTTGGTTCAGTGACCACCAGCAATTTCCTCAATCCCCAG GATGATCTTGCTTTCAAGCTTGAGTATGTCCATCCTTATGTGGACGGTGTGTACAATCCTCGAAACCGTACCTTTCGCGCCAGCTGCTTTAACAGTAGAAAGTTGAGTCCGGTTTTCACTGGAGGACCTGGAATAGAAGACATTCCACCTATTTGGGTTGATAGGGCTGGTGTTAAAGCCAATTTTACAGAG AACTTTACGCGTCAAAGCAAATTTACTTATGGGCTCGTGATGGAGGAGATAACTACACGCGATGAAAGCAGTCATATTTCTGCAAATGGCCAAAGGGTATTACCAAGTGGAGGAGTTAGCGCCGATGGACCTCCCACAACTCTCAGTGGCACTGGAGTTGATCATGTGGCATTTTTGCAGGCAAATATCACACGGGATAACACCAAATTCCTAAATGGTGCTATAGTCGGTGAGAGAAATGTGTTTCAG CTTGACCAAGGGCTCGGCATTGGTAGCAAGTTTCCATTTTTCAATCGTCACCAGTTAACAGTCACTCAATTTCTCCAGTTGAAGCAAGTAGAGGAAGGTGCTGGGAAGCCACCACCTCCTGTTTTAGTCCTTCATGGCCATTATGGTGGTTGCGTAGGTGATCTTCCCAGCTATGATGCCTTCACTTTGGGGGGACCTTATTCAGTTCGAGGTTATAACATGGGGGAGCTTGGAGCTGCAAGAAATATACTCGAG TTAGCTGCTGAGCTAAGGATACCTGTAAGAAATACACATGCTTATGTTTTTGCTGAGCATGGAAACGATCTGGGTAGCTCAAAGGACTTGAAGGGAAATCCGACTGCAGTTTACCGGAGAATGGGCCATGGATCCTCGTACGGTGCTGGAGTAAAGCTTGGATTAGTACGAGCAGAGTATGCTGTTGATGTTAACTCTGGAACTGGTGCCATATTCTTCAGATTTGGAGAAAGATTTTGA
- the LOC140979550 gene encoding uncharacterized protein: MAQLERTQRSAESPKTPRAQTSPTFEQLLRAEDAQWPSSHTSPLYGVNHDQEEHTSPTNNKKSVLTKVKEQAKKLRHSLSGKRRHGDEQDDHNSPPPWGVTWDDDDDDNEQDVDPEFLGAPMYESELAPASYIENARQHPRAVPVLSEKHMSNNGKQESSDQEKSKPFSPSKTISETVSEKFAPAYAAVSDATHTIASKIACLTVTTPESQEASRHASNIHVGAQDNATDVACISVAPHANYDAKKLVETSGNSSKSGGSPQKWDKGVSMKEYFLNKLEPGEDEKALSKAIKEAISPRKSATSDAGVADKVKEAVTSFFWHGEQSSSMAMAGGSTSVRTVFSDSPTNTKKNRISTNTYPSKISESASSNHSLHIPISSNVHEEHAEENLGRILQTN, encoded by the exons ATGGCTCAGCTCGAAAGGACACAGAGATCGGCCGAGAGTCCTAAAACACCCAGAGCTCAGACGTCGCCGACGTTTGAGCAATTATTAAGAG CCGAAGATGCGCAGTGGCCATCGTCACACACGTCGCCTCTCTATGGAGTGAATCATGATCAAGAGGAGCACACCAGTCCTACAAACAACAAAAAGTCGGTTCTCACCAAGGTAAAGGAGCAAGCTAAGAAGTTGAGGCACAGTCTGAGTGGCAAGAGGAGACACGGTGACGAGCAAGATGATCATAACAGCCCCCCACCCTGGGGCGTTACCTGGGATGACGATGACGACGACAATGAACAAGACGTCGATCCTGAATTTCTAGGAGCCCCAA TGTATGAATCGGAATTGGCTCCGGCTAGCTACATAGAGAATGCCAGGCAACATCCAAGAGCAGTTCCGGTGCTTTCTGAGAAACACATGTCTAACAATGGCAAACAGGAATCATCAGATCAAGAAAAAAGCAAGCCCTTTAGCCCAAGCAAGACCATCAGCGAAACCGTTTCCGAGAAATTTGCTCCAGCTTACGCCGCGGTTTCTGATGCAACTCACACAATTGCATCAAAGATTGCTTGCCTAACTGTGACAACTCCTGAATCGCAAGAAGCATCAAGACATGCTTCCAATATTCATGTAGGTGCACAAGATAATGCAACAGATGTTGCATGCATTTCAGTTGCGCCACATGCAAATTATGATGCCAAGAAACTGGTTGAAACCTCAGGAAATTCAAGTAAATCTGGTGGCAGTCCTCAAAAGTGGGACAAAGGTGTTTCAATGAAAGAGTACTTCTTGAATAAGCTGGAGCCTGGAGAGGACGAAAAGGCTCTTTCAAAGGCTATAAAAGAAGCCATAAGCCCAAGGAAAAGTGCCACTAGCGATGCAGGTGTGGCGGATAAGGTTAAAGAGGCTGTAACTTCATTTTTCTGGCACGGAGAGCAATCTAGCTCAATGGCAATGGCAGGAGGATCAACTTCTGTTCGTACCGTCTTCTCAGATAGTCCAACTAACACTAAAAAAAATCGAATCTCCACCAATACATATCCCTCAAAAATTTCCGAATCTGCTAGTTCTAACCACTCACTTCATATCCCAATTTCATCCAACGTCCACGAAG AACATGCAGAAGAAAATCTAGGAAGGATACTGCAAACCAATTGA